In Neofelis nebulosa isolate mNeoNeb1 chromosome 10, mNeoNeb1.pri, whole genome shotgun sequence, one DNA window encodes the following:
- the LOC131488883 gene encoding olfactory receptor 5B12-like, producing the protein MENSTKVNEFRLLGLTDNPELQIFLFITFTLIYLTTLIGNLGMIMLILLDSRLHTPMYIFLSNLSLVDCVYSSAVTPKVMAGFLTGDKIISYGGCAAQMFFFVGFASVDCFLLAVMAYDRHAAVCKPLHYTTTVTTSLCAQMAVGCYVWGFIESAIHTGFTFSLSFCHSNVVHHFFCDIPPILALSCSDIYINEIVLFILAAFNVCFALIVILTSYLLIFIAILRMCSAEGRKKAFSTCASHLTAVTLFYGAVTFMYLQPSSSHSMNNDQMASVFYTIIVPMLNPIVYSLRNKEVNNAFRKVTKKMKILFNP; encoded by the coding sequence ATGGAGAACAGCACCAAGGTGAATGAGTTTAGACTCTTGGGACTGACTGACAACCCAGAACTGCAAATCTTTCTCTTCATAACATTTACTCTCATTTATCTCACCACTCTCATTGGAAATCTTGGGATGATCATGTTGATTCTGTTGGACTCCCGTCTCCACACTCCCATGTATATTTTTCTCAGTAACCTCTCTCTGGTAGACTGTGTTTATTCCTCAGCTGTTACTCCCAAGGTGATGGCTGGGTTTCTAACAGGGGATAAAATCATCTCCTATGGTGGATGTGCTGCTCAGATGTTCTTCTTTGTGGGTTTTGCTAGTGTAGACTGTTTCCTGCTAGCTGTCATGGCTTATGATCGGCATGCAGCAGTATGTAAGCCCTTACATTACACCACCACTGTGACCACCAGCTTATGTGCTCAAATGGCAGTAGGCTGCTATGTCTGGGGTTTTATTGAATCTGCCATCCACACTGGATTCACCTTCAGCCTCTCCTTCTGCCATTCCAATGTGGTCCATCACTTTTTCTGTGATATCCCTCCAATCCTGGCACTTTCTTGCTCTGATATCTACATAAATGAGATTGTGCTCTTTATCTTAGCAGCTTTCAATGTCTGTTTTGCCCTGATAGTAATCTTGACCTCTTATCTGTTAATATTCATTGCCATCCTGAGGATGTGCTCAGCCGAGGGACGGAAGaaagccttctccacctgtgccTCACACCTCACTGCAGTCACCCTCTTCTATGGAGCTGTCACGTTCATGTACTTACAACCCAGTTCTAGTCATTCTATGAACAATGACCAAATGGCATCTGTGTTCTATACAATAATAGTCCCCATGTTGAACCCTATTGTCTACAGTCTAAGGAATAAAGAGGTAAATAATGCTTTCAGGAAAGTCACTAAGAAAATGAAGATTCTGTTCAACCCATAG